From Cellulomonas chengniuliangii, the proteins below share one genomic window:
- a CDS encoding aminopeptidase P family protein has protein sequence MSEDVTPETVPSDEQPLESRGQNRSQRPASAAFKEFMASGWGARPDLSTEPGPAAEHTARRRASVAAQFPGQRLVIPAGAFKVRSNDTDYRFRPHSAFAHLTGLGVEQEPDAVLVLHPDGEADDTGSGAPGTHRAVLYVRPPAGRDSEEFFSDARYGEFWVGARPTFADLETLTGIRTAHLDDLRDALAKDVGPDGVRLVVVPGVDEAVEAVVEEIRAAEDAGEADERLAEALSELRLVKDAHEVEQMREAVATTIAGFEKIVAELPAAVAHRRGERVIEGTFLGHARLEGNYVGYETIAAAGDHATTLHWTDNDGRVRPGELVLIDAGVEVDSLYTADLTRTLPVDGVYTDVQRRVYQAVLDAADAAFAVAVPGAKFRDVHAAAMEVIAARLGEWGLLPVSVEESLSPEGQQHRRWMVHGTSHHLGLDVHDCALARRELYLDATLEPGMVFTIEPGLYFKSDDLLVPEEYRGIGVRIEDDVLVTEDGNENLSAALPREPAEVEAWMARLQGRQA, from the coding sequence ATGAGCGAGGACGTGACCCCCGAGACCGTGCCGTCGGACGAGCAGCCCTTGGAGAGCCGAGGCCAGAACCGCTCCCAGCGCCCCGCCTCCGCCGCGTTCAAGGAGTTCATGGCCTCGGGGTGGGGCGCCCGGCCCGACCTGTCCACCGAGCCCGGGCCGGCGGCCGAGCACACCGCACGGCGCCGGGCGAGCGTGGCCGCGCAGTTCCCCGGCCAGCGCCTGGTCATCCCGGCGGGGGCCTTCAAGGTGCGGTCGAACGACACCGACTACCGGTTCCGCCCGCACTCGGCGTTCGCGCACCTCACCGGCCTCGGCGTCGAGCAGGAGCCCGACGCGGTGCTCGTCCTGCACCCCGACGGCGAGGCCGACGACACCGGCTCCGGCGCCCCCGGAACGCACCGCGCCGTGCTGTACGTGCGCCCGCCGGCCGGACGGGACAGCGAGGAGTTCTTCTCCGACGCCCGGTACGGGGAGTTCTGGGTCGGGGCCCGGCCCACGTTCGCCGACCTGGAGACGCTCACCGGCATCCGCACCGCGCACCTCGACGACCTGCGGGACGCGCTCGCCAAGGACGTCGGCCCCGACGGCGTGCGGCTGGTCGTGGTGCCCGGGGTCGACGAGGCCGTCGAGGCGGTCGTCGAGGAGATCCGCGCCGCGGAGGACGCCGGCGAGGCCGACGAGCGCCTGGCCGAGGCGCTGTCCGAGCTGCGGCTGGTGAAGGACGCGCACGAGGTCGAGCAGATGCGCGAGGCCGTGGCGACCACGATCGCCGGGTTCGAGAAGATCGTCGCCGAGCTGCCCGCGGCGGTGGCGCACCGGCGCGGCGAGCGGGTGATCGAGGGGACGTTCCTCGGCCACGCCCGGCTCGAGGGGAACTACGTCGGCTACGAGACGATCGCCGCCGCCGGCGACCACGCGACCACGCTGCACTGGACCGACAACGACGGCCGGGTCCGGCCGGGCGAGCTCGTGCTGATCGACGCGGGCGTCGAGGTCGACTCGCTGTACACCGCGGACCTGACCCGCACGCTGCCCGTCGACGGCGTCTACACCGACGTGCAGCGCCGCGTGTACCAGGCCGTGCTCGACGCCGCCGACGCCGCGTTCGCGGTGGCGGTTCCCGGCGCCAAGTTCCGTGACGTGCACGCCGCGGCGATGGAGGTCATCGCGGCGCGGCTCGGCGAGTGGGGCCTGCTGCCGGTCTCGGTCGAGGAGTCCCTGTCCCCCGAGGGCCAGCAGCACCGCCGGTGGATGGTGCACGGCACGAGCCACCACCTGGGCCTCGACGTGCACGACTGCGCCCTGGCCCGCCGCGAGCTCTACCTCGACGCGACGCTCGAGCCGGGCATGGTGTTCACCATCGAGCCCGGGCTGTACTTCAAGAGCGACGACCTGCTGGTGCCCGAGGAGTACCGGGGCATCGGGGTGCGCATCGAGGACGACGTGCTCGTCACCGAGGACGGCAACGAGAACCTCTCCGCCGCGCTGCCGCGCGAGCCCGCCGAGGTGGAGGCCTGGATGGCGCGGCTCCAGGGCCGCCAGGCCTGA
- a CDS encoding DEAD/DEAH box helicase yields MTTIEPEIAGAAAADHSPSSVQATDPSFADFDVRPEIVAALAASGITHPFPIQAMTLPVALAGHDIIGQAKTGTGKTLGFGVPLLHRVVAPGEPGYDELPAPGKPQALVVVPTRELAVQVAGDLQTASSQRSVRIVQLYGGRAYEPQVDALRNGVEVVVGTPGRMIDLLNQGYLDLSRVRCVVLDEADEMLDLGFLPDVEKLLSRTPASRHTMLFSATMPGAVVAMARRYMTQPTHIRANDPDDGGQTVKNIKQVVYRAHALDKVEVLARLLQAEGRGLTIVFARTKRTAAKVADDLIERGFAAGAIHGDLGQGAREQALRAFRNGKVDVLVATDVAARGIDVDDVTHVVNYQCPEDEKTYLHRTGRTGRAGHKGTAVTFVDWDDVPRWGLINKALDLGIPEPVETYSSSPHLYTDLGIPEGTKGRLPRSARTRAGLDAEVLEDLGETGKRVGRPARSDAGRDRGAGRGGSGRADSGSGSEGEGRSRGPRADESAPADGEGRSRQRRRRGASADSGADAPSTPEAQAPAAAPAADAAAGGAPSEGGSRRPRRRTRRRGDNAGAPATGSATADA; encoded by the coding sequence ATGACCACCATCGAGCCGGAGATCGCCGGCGCCGCGGCGGCTGACCACAGCCCGTCCAGCGTGCAGGCCACCGACCCGTCCTTCGCGGACTTCGACGTCCGCCCCGAGATCGTCGCGGCCCTCGCGGCGTCCGGGATCACCCACCCCTTCCCGATCCAGGCGATGACGCTGCCGGTCGCGCTGGCGGGCCACGACATCATCGGCCAGGCGAAGACCGGCACCGGCAAGACGCTGGGCTTCGGCGTCCCGCTGCTGCACCGTGTCGTGGCTCCGGGCGAGCCGGGCTACGACGAGCTGCCCGCGCCGGGCAAGCCGCAGGCCCTGGTCGTGGTGCCGACCCGCGAGCTCGCCGTGCAGGTCGCGGGCGACCTGCAGACCGCGTCGTCGCAGCGCTCCGTGCGCATCGTCCAGCTGTACGGCGGCCGGGCCTACGAGCCCCAGGTCGACGCCCTGAGGAACGGCGTCGAGGTGGTCGTCGGCACCCCGGGCCGCATGATCGACCTGCTCAACCAGGGCTACCTCGACCTGTCCCGCGTGCGCTGCGTGGTTCTCGACGAGGCCGACGAGATGCTCGACCTGGGCTTCCTGCCCGACGTCGAGAAGCTCCTGTCGCGGACGCCCGCGTCGCGCCACACGATGCTGTTCTCGGCCACCATGCCGGGCGCTGTCGTCGCGATGGCCCGCCGGTACATGACGCAGCCGACGCACATCCGCGCCAACGACCCGGACGACGGCGGCCAGACCGTCAAGAACATCAAGCAGGTCGTCTACCGCGCGCACGCGCTCGACAAGGTCGAGGTGCTCGCCCGACTGCTCCAGGCCGAGGGCCGCGGCCTGACGATCGTCTTCGCGCGCACCAAGCGGACGGCCGCCAAGGTGGCCGACGACCTGATCGAGCGCGGGTTCGCCGCGGGCGCCATCCACGGCGACCTGGGCCAGGGCGCCCGCGAGCAGGCGCTCCGGGCCTTCCGCAACGGCAAGGTCGACGTGCTTGTCGCGACCGACGTGGCCGCTCGCGGCATCGACGTGGACGACGTGACGCACGTGGTCAACTACCAGTGCCCCGAGGACGAGAAGACGTACCTGCACCGCACCGGCCGCACCGGCCGCGCGGGGCACAAGGGCACCGCGGTGACGTTCGTCGACTGGGACGACGTGCCGCGCTGGGGCCTGATCAACAAGGCGCTCGACCTGGGCATCCCGGAGCCTGTGGAGACGTACTCGAGCTCGCCGCACCTGTACACGGACCTCGGCATCCCCGAGGGCACCAAGGGCCGGCTGCCCCGCTCGGCGCGCACCCGCGCCGGGCTGGACGCCGAGGTGCTCGAGGACCTGGGCGAGACTGGCAAGCGCGTCGGCCGTCCAGCGCGTTCTGACGCGGGCCGTGACCGCGGCGCGGGCCGCGGCGGCTCGGGCCGCGCCGACTCCGGCTCCGGCTCGGAGGGCGAGGGCCGCAGCCGTGGCCCCCGCGCGGACGAGTCCGCCCCGGCCGACGGCGAGGGCCGCAGCCGCCAGCGCCGTCGTCGCGGCGCGTCCGCCGACTCCGGCGCCGACGCCCCCTCGACGCCCGAGGCGCAGGCCCCTGCGGCGGCGCCGGCCGCTGACGCTGCCGCGGGCGGCGCGCCGTCCGAGGGCGGCTCCCGTCGTCCCCGTCGGCGCACTCGTCGCCGCGGGGACAACGCCGGCGCCCCCGCCACGGGATCCGCCACCGCGGACGCGTGA
- a CDS encoding MarC family protein: MSEIFDLRLFSEVFITLFVIMDPPGVVPIFLALTSTLTRAQRNRSARQAVLVALGVIVAFAVFGQQLLSYMHISLPALQASGGLLLLLVAMELLTGKMEEPQPSGAKGVNAAIVPLGTPLLAGPGAIVATMVFVQGSDGDASSWVSITLALLAVHVCLFLAMRFANVVHRVLGDSGTILISRIAGLLLAAIAVQLVADAVIAFVASA; the protein is encoded by the coding sequence GTGAGCGAGATCTTCGACCTCCGCCTCTTCAGCGAGGTCTTCATCACGCTGTTCGTGATCATGGACCCGCCCGGCGTCGTGCCGATCTTCCTGGCGCTGACCAGCACGCTGACCCGCGCCCAGCGCAACCGGTCGGCGCGCCAGGCGGTGCTGGTGGCCCTCGGCGTCATCGTGGCGTTCGCGGTGTTCGGGCAGCAGCTGCTCTCTTACATGCACATCTCACTGCCCGCCCTGCAGGCCTCCGGAGGCCTGCTGCTGCTGCTCGTGGCGATGGAGCTCCTGACAGGGAAGATGGAGGAGCCGCAGCCCTCGGGCGCGAAGGGCGTCAACGCGGCCATCGTGCCGCTGGGCACCCCGCTGCTCGCCGGCCCTGGCGCCATCGTCGCCACGATGGTGTTCGTGCAGGGCAGCGACGGCGACGCGTCGTCGTGGGTGTCGATCACCCTCGCGCTGCTCGCCGTGCACGTCTGCCTCTTCCTGGCGATGCGCTTCGCGAACGTGGTGCACCGGGTGCTCGGCGACTCCGGCACGATCCTCATCTCGCGCATCGCCGGCCTGCTGCTCGCGGCCATCGCCGTCCAGCTCGTCGCCGACGCGGTCATCGCGTTCGTCGCCAGCGCCTGA
- a CDS encoding magnesium transporter MgtE N-terminal domain-containing protein, protein MSSAGTRVFVARLAGTTVFDPLGDQVGRVRDVVALVRLKGAPRAVGLVVEVPGRRRVFLPLTRVTAIDPGQVISTGLVNMRRFEQRPSETLVVGELLDRTVTFVDGSGTGTIEDVAMERQRDGDWRVTQIFVRRSAPGSGLLRRRGETVLVPVDAVTGLSAADVAQGAALMLARYEDLKPADLADVLHDLGTTRRMEVASALDNERLADVLEELPGDDQVAILSGLERTRAADVLEAMQPDDAADLLGELPDAQAAELLELMEPEEARDVRRLLAYEENTAGGMMTTEPVILGPETPVAAALAHVRRQDLAPALASMVFVVRPPLETPTGRFIGVVHLQRMLRDPPHEAIGALVDTDIEAVSADAPLLHVTRLLATYNLLALPVVDAERRLLGAVSVDDVLDHLLPEDWRETDDEHVPTPAARTRVSRNAGRRG, encoded by the coding sequence GTGAGCAGCGCAGGGACCCGGGTCTTCGTCGCGCGCCTCGCCGGCACCACCGTCTTCGACCCCCTCGGTGACCAGGTCGGCCGGGTGCGCGATGTCGTCGCGCTGGTCCGGCTCAAGGGCGCCCCGCGCGCGGTGGGCCTCGTCGTGGAGGTGCCCGGCCGCCGCCGGGTCTTCCTCCCGCTCACGCGGGTCACCGCCATCGACCCGGGCCAGGTGATCTCCACCGGCCTGGTGAACATGCGGCGCTTCGAGCAGCGCCCCTCCGAGACCCTCGTCGTCGGCGAGCTGCTGGACCGCACGGTCACGTTCGTCGACGGGTCGGGCACCGGGACCATCGAGGACGTCGCGATGGAGCGCCAGCGCGACGGCGACTGGCGCGTGACGCAGATCTTCGTGCGGCGCTCCGCCCCCGGCAGCGGCCTGCTGCGCCGCCGGGGCGAGACGGTCCTGGTGCCGGTCGACGCCGTGACCGGGCTCTCCGCCGCCGACGTGGCCCAGGGCGCGGCCCTGATGCTCGCCCGCTACGAGGACCTCAAGCCGGCCGACCTCGCCGACGTGCTGCACGACCTGGGCACGACGCGGCGGATGGAGGTCGCCTCCGCGCTGGACAACGAGCGACTGGCCGACGTGCTCGAGGAGCTCCCCGGCGACGACCAGGTCGCCATCCTGTCCGGCCTGGAGCGCACCCGCGCGGCCGACGTGCTCGAGGCGATGCAGCCCGACGACGCCGCGGACCTGCTGGGCGAGCTGCCCGACGCGCAGGCTGCCGAGCTCCTCGAGCTCATGGAGCCCGAGGAGGCCCGCGACGTGCGGCGCCTTCTCGCCTACGAGGAGAACACCGCCGGCGGCATGATGACCACCGAGCCGGTGATCCTCGGGCCGGAGACCCCCGTCGCGGCCGCGCTCGCGCATGTGCGCCGCCAAGACCTGGCGCCCGCGCTGGCCTCGATGGTGTTCGTGGTGCGCCCGCCGCTCGAGACGCCCACCGGCCGGTTCATCGGCGTCGTGCACCTGCAGCGCATGCTGCGCGACCCCCCGCACGAGGCGATCGGCGCGCTGGTCGACACGGACATCGAAGCCGTGTCCGCCGACGCGCCCCTGCTGCACGTCACGCGCCTGCTCGCGACCTACAACCTGCTGGCCCTGCCGGTGGTGGACGCCGAGCGGCGGCTGCTGGGCGCGGTGAGCGTCGACGACGTGCTGGACCACCTGCTGCCGGAGGACTGGCGCGAGACGGACGACGAGCACGTGCCGACACCTGCGGCCCGCACGCGCGTCTCCCGGAACGCGGGGCGACGTGGCTGA
- a CDS encoding PHP domain-containing protein, protein MRIDLHTHSTASDGTERPSDVVAAASRAGLDVVALTDHDTTAGWDEAALAAREHGVALVRGTEVSARSHGTSVHLLSYLQDPAHPALLSEIEQTRAARLGRAQTMVGLLAEDYPVTWEDVVAQSGPDTVVGRPHIADALVALGVVPSRDAAFADLLTAQSRYYVPHHAPEAVDAVRAIRAAGGVPVFAHPGATCRGRIVPDEVFDELADAGLAGLEIGHRDHSPEQRTRLLGIAARLGLLVTGSSDYHGAGKLNELGEHLTDPAVLDAIEEQGDSEVVRP, encoded by the coding sequence GTGCGCATCGACCTGCATACCCATTCCACGGCCTCCGACGGGACGGAGAGACCCTCCGACGTCGTCGCCGCAGCCAGCCGGGCCGGCCTCGACGTCGTCGCCCTCACCGACCACGACACCACCGCCGGGTGGGACGAGGCGGCCCTGGCCGCGCGAGAGCACGGCGTGGCCCTGGTGCGCGGCACCGAGGTCTCGGCGCGCTCCCACGGGACCAGCGTGCACCTGCTGTCCTACCTGCAGGACCCCGCCCACCCGGCGCTGCTGTCCGAGATCGAGCAGACCCGCGCCGCGCGGCTCGGCCGCGCCCAGACGATGGTCGGCCTGCTCGCCGAGGACTACCCGGTCACCTGGGAGGACGTCGTCGCGCAGTCCGGGCCGGACACCGTCGTGGGGCGCCCGCACATCGCCGACGCGCTGGTCGCGCTGGGCGTGGTCCCCAGTCGTGACGCCGCGTTCGCGGACCTGCTGACCGCGCAGAGCCGCTACTACGTGCCGCACCACGCGCCCGAGGCCGTCGACGCGGTGCGGGCGATCCGCGCCGCCGGCGGGGTGCCGGTCTTCGCGCACCCCGGCGCGACCTGCCGCGGGCGCATCGTGCCCGACGAGGTCTTCGACGAGTTGGCCGACGCCGGGCTCGCGGGCCTCGAGATCGGCCATCGCGACCACTCGCCCGAGCAGCGCACGCGCCTGCTCGGGATCGCCGCACGGCTCGGCCTGCTCGTGACGGGCTCGAGCGACTACCACGGCGCCGGCAAGCTGAACGAGCTGGGGGAGCACCTCACCGACCCCGCGGTGCTGGACGCCATCGAGGAGCAGGGGGACAGCGAGGTGGTGCGCCCGTGA
- a CDS encoding general stress protein, translating into MSFTRQTRVPQAPTLPKGELVASYGTYLEAQRAVDHLADKQFPVQNVTIVGTDLRMVERVTGRLSYPRVALAGLASGMWFGLFVGLLLTWFSSGSGSTPPLLAAILIGAAFGVLFSVITYAFTGGKRDFTSSSQIVAAQYAVLCLAEHAHRARALLHEVGGVQSGWPARPAAPNPALPPSDPSASHPTPPGAQPPQQPSGSPTAPPVQPPAAPPQPPA; encoded by the coding sequence ATGTCGTTCACCCGTCAGACTCGCGTCCCCCAGGCTCCCACCCTGCCCAAGGGTGAGCTGGTGGCGTCCTACGGCACGTACCTCGAGGCGCAGCGGGCCGTGGACCACCTGGCCGACAAGCAGTTCCCGGTGCAGAACGTGACCATCGTGGGCACCGACCTGCGCATGGTCGAGCGGGTCACCGGCCGCTTGTCCTACCCCCGCGTGGCCCTGGCCGGCCTCGCCTCAGGCATGTGGTTCGGCCTGTTCGTGGGGCTGCTGCTGACCTGGTTCTCCTCGGGCTCCGGCTCGACGCCGCCGCTGCTCGCCGCGATCCTCATCGGCGCGGCCTTCGGCGTGCTGTTCTCCGTGATCACCTACGCGTTCACCGGCGGCAAGCGGGACTTCACGTCCTCCTCGCAGATCGTCGCCGCGCAGTACGCGGTGCTGTGCCTGGCCGAGCACGCCCACCGGGCGCGGGCGCTGTTGCACGAGGTCGGCGGCGTGCAGTCCGGCTGGCCGGCGCGACCCGCGGCGCCCAACCCGGCGCTCCCGCCGTCCGACCCGTCGGCCAGCCACCCCACGCCCCCGGGCGCGCAGCCGCCGCAGCAGCCGAGCGGCTCGCCGACGGCGCCCCCGGTCCAGCCGCCGGCGGCGCCGCCCCAGCCTCCCGCCTGA